One segment of Haemophilus influenzae DNA contains the following:
- the sbcB gene encoding exodeoxyribonuclease I, which translates to MAKDFSFFIYDYESFGVNPATDRPAQFAGIRTDADFNIIGEPIMFYCKQTNDYLPAPEAVMVTGITPQECNEKGLSEPEFAARILTEFSQPDTCVMGYNNIRYDDEMTRYTFYRNFIDPYEYSWKNGNSRWDLLDLVRACYALRPEGINWAYDDDGMPSFRLEKLTKANGIEHENAHDAMADVYATIAMAKLIKEKQPKLFQYFFENRGKKEIEKLVDTGAMTPLVHVSGMLGNYRGNCTWVAPLAWHPTNQNALIVCDLTGDIDNLLAKSADELRADLYTKKLELEERGVSSIPLKLVHINKCPILAPAKTLLPETANRLGIDRQLCLDNLAKLRASFDIREKVTDIFNEERQFESNDNVETELYNGFFSNADKNNMSILRSLPAEKLAEHGLAFEDKRIPELLFHYRARHFYKTLTRAEQIKWQKYRQNKLEKSAVNFESSLQRLAEEHSDNHEKLSLLQQVYEYGIKLLG; encoded by the coding sequence ATGGCAAAAGATTTCAGCTTTTTTATTTACGATTATGAAAGTTTTGGTGTAAATCCCGCAACAGATCGTCCTGCGCAATTTGCGGGTATTCGTACAGACGCTGATTTTAATATTATTGGCGAACCAATAATGTTTTATTGTAAACAAACCAACGATTATTTACCGGCTCCTGAAGCGGTAATGGTAACAGGAATTACGCCACAAGAATGTAATGAAAAGGGGCTTTCAGAGCCTGAATTTGCCGCAAGAATCTTGACAGAATTCTCACAGCCCGATACTTGCGTAATGGGTTATAACAACATTCGTTACGATGATGAAATGACGCGTTATACGTTTTATCGTAATTTTATTGATCCTTATGAATACAGTTGGAAAAACGGGAATTCACGCTGGGATTTGTTAGATTTAGTACGAGCTTGTTATGCCTTGCGTCCAGAAGGGATTAATTGGGCTTATGACGATGATGGAATGCCAAGTTTCCGCTTAGAAAAACTCACTAAAGCAAATGGTATTGAGCATGAAAATGCTCATGATGCAATGGCTGATGTATATGCAACTATTGCTATGGCGAAATTAATTAAAGAAAAACAGCCTAAATTATTCCAATATTTCTTTGAAAATCGCGGTAAAAAAGAAATCGAAAAATTGGTTGATACAGGCGCAATGACACCTTTAGTGCATGTTTCTGGGATGTTAGGGAATTATCGTGGAAATTGCACTTGGGTTGCCCCTTTAGCTTGGCATCCGACAAATCAAAATGCACTTATTGTTTGTGATTTAACTGGCGATATCGATAATTTATTAGCCAAAAGTGCGGATGAATTACGGGCAGATTTATATACCAAAAAATTGGAATTAGAAGAAAGGGGAGTTTCATCCATCCCATTAAAGCTTGTGCATATCAATAAATGTCCTATTTTAGCGCCAGCCAAAACCTTGTTGCCAGAAACAGCAAATCGCTTGGGTATTGATCGTCAATTATGCTTGGATAATCTTGCAAAATTACGAGCATCTTTTGATATTCGTGAAAAAGTGACGGATATTTTTAATGAAGAACGTCAATTTGAATCAAATGATAATGTGGAAACTGAGCTATACAATGGCTTTTTCAGCAATGCTGATAAAAATAATATGTCTATTTTACGTAGTTTACCTGCGGAAAAATTAGCTGAACATGGTTTAGCTTTTGAAGATAAACGTATCCCTGAATTATTGTTCCATTATCGAGCTCGCCATTTTTATAAAACCCTTACACGCGCTGAACAAATTAAATGGCAGAAATATAGACAGAATAAACTTGAAAAAAGTGCGGTAAATTTTGAATCAAGTTTACAACGTTTAGCAGAGGAACATTCAGATAACCATGAAAAACTATCTTTACTGCAACAAGTATATGAATATGGTATAAAACTACTAGGCTAG
- a CDS encoding DMT family transporter, with protein MHNLILAILCSVAVSVLLKIARKKNIIIEQAIAFNYITAITFSYFLLKPDFKGLEFTDYIVQSENSPIFLALGLLLPSVFIIMSKAVEFAGIVRSDAAQRLSLFLPILSAFLIFHETLSQSKITGVVLAFIGLFCLLTKPNQGQSAVNFKGVLGLIGVWFGYGIIDILFKQVAKSGGAFPATLFISFSLAACVMFIYLFLKRAQWTSSSVIGGIVLGVLNFFNILFYIKAHQSFAGNPTLVFAGMNIGVICLGTIIGALVFKEKISKLNWIGIIFSLSAIFCLYYLDKLIA; from the coding sequence ATGCACAATCTTATTCTTGCCATTCTTTGTAGCGTAGCGGTTTCAGTTTTACTAAAAATTGCCCGTAAAAAAAATATTATTATTGAACAAGCTATCGCATTCAACTACATCACAGCCATTACTTTTAGTTATTTCTTACTCAAACCTGATTTTAAAGGCTTAGAATTTACTGATTACATTGTACAAAGCGAAAACTCACCCATTTTTTTAGCACTAGGTTTATTGCTACCTAGCGTGTTTATTATTATGTCAAAAGCGGTGGAGTTTGCTGGAATTGTACGTTCTGATGCTGCACAACGTCTTTCGTTGTTTCTTCCTATTTTATCGGCATTTTTAATTTTTCATGAAACACTAAGTCAATCTAAAATCACTGGCGTTGTATTAGCCTTTATTGGTTTATTTTGTTTATTAACTAAGCCAAATCAAGGGCAAAGTGCGGTGAATTTTAAAGGTGTTTTAGGATTAATTGGCGTGTGGTTTGGGTATGGCATTATTGATATTTTATTCAAGCAAGTTGCGAAAAGCGGCGGTGCATTTCCTGCTACATTGTTTATTTCTTTTTCGCTTGCAGCTTGTGTTATGTTTATCTATTTATTCTTAAAACGAGCCCAATGGACATCATCAAGTGTAATTGGCGGCATCGTTTTAGGGGTATTGAATTTCTTTAATATTTTATTCTATATAAAAGCACATCAAAGTTTTGCTGGAAATCCAACGCTTGTTTTTGCGGGAATGAATATTGGCGTGATTTGCTTGGGTACGATAATTGGCGCATTAGTTTTTAAAGAAAAAATCAGTAAGCTAAATTGGATAGGTATTATTTTTAGTTTATCAGCTATTTTCTGCCTATATTATTTAGATAAACTTATTGCGTAA